One part of the Geothrix edaphica genome encodes these proteins:
- a CDS encoding dihydrofolate reductase family protein — MTVSVFVGVSVDGFMARPNHDLDWLPEEGGEPHGFEEFLAGIDALVIGRKTFKKVLTFDPWPYGAKRVVVLSGRPLQLPSAIGSTVEQMAGSPAEIVARLAERGATRLYVDGGITIQRFLRAGLVDRLIITRVPVLIGEGIPLFSTLPHDVRLHHVATRSFPSGLVQSEYEVLH, encoded by the coding sequence ATGACGGTGTCCGTCTTTGTGGGTGTGAGCGTGGACGGGTTCATGGCGCGCCCGAACCATGACCTGGATTGGCTGCCGGAGGAGGGTGGGGAGCCCCACGGTTTCGAGGAATTTCTGGCGGGCATCGATGCCCTGGTCATTGGTCGCAAGACCTTCAAGAAGGTGCTGACCTTCGATCCCTGGCCCTACGGCGCCAAGCGGGTGGTGGTGCTGAGCGGCCGCCCGCTCCAGCTGCCGAGCGCCATCGGCAGCACTGTCGAGCAGATGGCCGGCTCGCCGGCGGAGATCGTGGCCCGGCTGGCGGAGCGCGGGGCCACGAGGCTCTACGTGGACGGCGGCATCACCATCCAGCGGTTCCTGCGGGCGGGGCTGGTGGACCGCCTCATCATCACCCGGGTCCCCGTGCTGATCGGCGAGGGCATCCCGCTCTTCAGCACCCTGCCTCACGATGTGCGCCTGCATCACGTCGCCACCCGGTCCTTCCCGAGCGGACTGGTCCAGAGCGAGTACGAGGTGCTCCACTGA
- the lpxB gene encoding lipid-A-disaccharide synthase: MTQTLLVLAGEDSGDLHGAELLRELKARRPELRIIGVGGPRMTPFLDRKLADVKDLAVVGFVEVIKHLPRLNRLFKQILAAAAEEKITGALLIDYPGFNLRMAKALRKQLPAVTLHQYVCPQVWAWKKGRIPELGTVLDTLYCLFDFEPELFRGYPVDARFVGHPLVEVVKAECDRAAFFTETGLDPARPLVALLPGSRRGEIERLLPPMAELARRWRTARPEVQWVLPVAPTLDSAFVRAHLGDAPVTLVRDHPYAARAYADAALVASGTATLETALLGTPFAIVYKLNALTYQMARRIVKVPHFGLANVVARREVAPELLQGEVNPERLGLELTHLLDSEVARRVRAELSEVRGHLGEPGAAGRVAEDLLGKLQA, encoded by the coding sequence GTGACCCAGACCCTGCTCGTCCTCGCGGGCGAGGACTCCGGCGACCTGCACGGCGCGGAGCTGCTGCGCGAGCTGAAGGCCCGGCGTCCCGAGCTGCGCATCATCGGCGTGGGCGGCCCGCGCATGACGCCCTTCCTGGACCGCAAGCTGGCGGACGTGAAGGACCTGGCGGTGGTGGGCTTCGTGGAGGTCATCAAGCACCTGCCGCGCCTCAACCGCCTCTTCAAGCAGATCCTGGCCGCGGCGGCGGAGGAGAAGATCACGGGCGCCTTGCTCATCGACTACCCGGGCTTCAACCTGCGCATGGCCAAGGCCCTGCGGAAGCAGTTGCCCGCCGTGACGCTGCACCAGTACGTGTGCCCCCAGGTGTGGGCCTGGAAGAAGGGCCGCATTCCCGAGCTGGGCACGGTGCTGGATACCCTCTACTGCCTCTTCGATTTCGAGCCGGAGCTGTTCCGCGGCTACCCCGTGGATGCCCGCTTCGTGGGCCATCCCCTGGTGGAGGTGGTGAAGGCCGAGTGCGACCGCGCCGCCTTCTTCACGGAGACGGGCCTCGATCCCGCGCGGCCCCTGGTGGCCCTGCTGCCGGGCAGCCGCAGGGGCGAGATCGAGCGGCTGCTGCCGCCCATGGCCGAGCTGGCCCGGCGCTGGCGCACGGCCCGGCCCGAGGTGCAGTGGGTGCTGCCCGTGGCACCCACGCTGGACTCGGCCTTCGTGCGCGCCCACCTGGGGGACGCCCCCGTGACCCTGGTGCGCGACCACCCCTACGCGGCCCGGGCCTACGCGGACGCGGCCCTGGTGGCCTCCGGCACCGCCACCCTGGAGACCGCCCTGCTGGGCACCCCCTTCGCCATCGTCTACAAGCTGAACGCCCTCACCTATCAGATGGCCCGCCGCATCGTGAAGGTCCCCCACTTCGGCCTCGCCAACGTCGTCGCCCGCCGCGAAGTGGCCCCCGAGCTGCTCCAGGGTGAGGTGAACCCCGAGCGGCTGGGCCTGGAGCTGACGCACCTGCTGGACTCCGAGGTCGCTCGGCGCGTGCGCGCCGAGCTGAGTGAAGTGCGCGGGCACCTGGGGGAGCCGGGAGCCGCGGGGCGCGTGGCCGAGGATCTGCTGGGGAAGCTCCAGGCCTGA